The Prochlorococcus marinus str. MIT 9301 genome segment ACTCGCATTATCTAATCCAATAGATATTCTTATTGACCATGCTCATTGTGAAAGAAAAGCAGCAGGAGTAGCTATTCAATTGATGTTTAGATATCCATCAGAACCAAATCTGGCAGAAGTTTTAAGTCCAATAGCGAGAGAGGAACTAGAGCATTTTGAAAAAATACTTTATTTTTTAAAGGATCTTGGACATTCTCTTGAGTCCTTAAAACCGCCACCATATGGAGCTGAGTTGTCCAAGAATATAAGAAAGGAAGAGCCCAATAGAATGCTTGATAGTTTCTTAATAGCAGGACTTATTGAAGCAAGAAGTCATGAAAGATTAAGCTTGCTTGCGTTGAATTATGAAGATAAATCGTTTAAATCCCTTTATGAGTCTCTGCTAGAGAGTGAGGCAAGGCATTTTGGAGTTTACTGGAAACTAGCGCAAACTAAATTCTCTAAAGATCAAACTTTCAAAAGGTTAGAGGAATTGTCTGAAATTGAGTCAGCAATACTGGCTGAAACTTTTATATTGCCAAGGGTACATAGCTAAAGTTAATAAAATAAAAATGATAATAAAAAAGTTCTTAAGTTTACTTAATCCATATAAAACTGATTTACCAACATTCACCATCGTTGGTGTAGGTCCTGGAGATCCATCGCTTTTAACAATTGCTGCTGTAGATGCAATAAAAAAAGCGAAAGTTATATTTTTTCCAATAGCAGATGATAATAAAAAGAGTTTTGCTGCGGAAATAGTCAAGAAATACACCAAATTTAAAAAAAATATCCCTGTCATCTTTCCAATGGCTAGGAAGGATTTTGATCCTGATGAAATATGGTCTAATGCTGTAGAAAAAATTGTGAAATCCATACAAAATGGCGAATCAGTTGTTTTACTTTGTCTTGGAGATACTTCACTATTTGCAAGTTCTTCTAATATCTTGAGGTTAATAAAAAATAATCATGCTGAAATTATTACCAAAACAATACCTGGTATTTCCTCTATTTCAGCGGCAGCAGCTTTGAATGATTTTGATTTGGTAAAAAAAGGCGAGACATTGATCATCAAAGAATGCCCTTCTTCAGAATCTGAATTAACAACCCTAATTAGGGAAAGTAAGGAAAAAAAAATGGTATTGGCCATTATGAAAGTTGGCAAAAGATGGAATTTAGTAAGGGAAATTTTAAAAAAAGAGGATATCATCAATACGACATTAATAGCTTTAAGTGTTGGAATGCCTGATCAAATTATTCAATATGCATCACAATATAATAAGGAATTTATGCCTTATTTTTCTTTGATTTTGATAAGGTTCGATTAATGTATAAAAAAGAAAAATTAGTTGAAAATAAATTTACATGGCCAATATGTAAGGATCTATTATTTCTTGTTCTCGAAGATAGGGTTAGTGATGTTTTTGTTTGTGAATTGGTTTGGGAAAGACTTTTTTATACTAAAGAACTATCTATAAATGATTGGGCCTTTAGCGCATTAACTCCTTCTTATTGGTCAGAAAAATTTGAAAAAGCTCCTCAAATCATTTCAGAGCGACCAGCCTCAATACATTTGACTCGATCAATTCCAAAAGAATATAAACAGGGATTGAAAAATTTTCTCAATTTTAAAGGTTATAGGATTAATGAACTTTATCCAAGAAGAACTAGAAGAGCGACGGCTGTAAATTGGTTGATTTATTGGGCGATTGAAAATGATTGTTTTTCAAAAGATAGTGGATTAATGCCAAGTCCTAGTTCACCCCCTGTTAATCCAGTTAAGGGACATTTTGGCGATCCACAAATTAAATAAGTTTTTTTGAAAAAGGTAAATGATTCTATTAAAGGTATAGTTGTAATAGATACTACTTTCTT includes the following:
- a CDS encoding tRNA-(ms[2]io[6]A)-hydroxylase, with product MLVDFKRPTSHIKYLSSFTSDEWIKLALSNPIDILIDHAHCERKAAGVAIQLMFRYPSEPNLAEVLSPIAREELEHFEKILYFLKDLGHSLESLKPPPYGAELSKNIRKEEPNRMLDSFLIAGLIEARSHERLSLLALNYEDKSFKSLYESLLESEARHFGVYWKLAQTKFSKDQTFKRLEELSEIESAILAETFILPRVHS
- the cobI gene encoding precorrin-2 C(20)-methyltransferase, yielding MIIKKFLSLLNPYKTDLPTFTIVGVGPGDPSLLTIAAVDAIKKAKVIFFPIADDNKKSFAAEIVKKYTKFKKNIPVIFPMARKDFDPDEIWSNAVEKIVKSIQNGESVVLLCLGDTSLFASSSNILRLIKNNHAEIITKTIPGISSISAAAALNDFDLVKKGETLIIKECPSSESELTTLIRESKEKKMVLAIMKVGKRWNLVREILKKEDIINTTLIALSVGMPDQIIQYASQYNKEFMPYFSLILIRFD
- a CDS encoding DUF1823 family protein, with the translated sequence MYKKEKLVENKFTWPICKDLLFLVLEDRVSDVFVCELVWERLFYTKELSINDWAFSALTPSYWSEKFEKAPQIISERPASIHLTRSIPKEYKQGLKNFLNFKGYRINELYPRRTRRATAVNWLIYWAIENDCFSKDSGLMPSPSSPPVNPVKGHFGDPQIK